One genomic segment of Pseudorca crassidens isolate mPseCra1 chromosome X, mPseCra1.hap1, whole genome shotgun sequence includes these proteins:
- the RTL3 gene encoding retrotransposon Gag-like protein 3 isoform X2: protein MVEDLAASYIALKLENEILQAQVQRLMEENAALQSQIPELQKPQAAKEDEPLQKHSEAQETQRPPETLDFPAALEPQESPEVKEPQKPRESQDLPSWEPSAAQEPQKSLEPPADPESLEPPATQDPQAPPMVHELPTEYKEVQEPPDTQDAPAGPGTQNSELQDPPNAQELQEAPKCQDTSTYLESLEFLAPQELQDPSDVQEFLGLLTAKESLDSLTAAETSAASEFPQSSNGLEAEAFPLEYPLAFNGDAQKLPEFLVQLNSYMRVRGHLYPTKAALVSFVGNCFSGEAGKWFQPLVDIQSPLLEQFESFIQVLQDTFDNPENMEDANHRIRKLCQGEDHVHQYATHFHIIAQELNWDESTLCIQFQEGLASSIRDELSHTNPATNLSDLITQCITLEEKLSGKPDLSPQEASPSQEKAGFDSPPAENHPVQASSNRPHLSEAERARRREGHLCLYCGYPGHFARNCPVKPHRAQQAGNIEARR, encoded by the exons ATGGTGGAGGACTTAGCAGCCTCCTATATTGCTCTGAAATTGGAGAATGAAATTCTGCAGGCTCAAGTGCAGCGGCTGATGGAGGAAAATGCTGCCTTGCAGTCCCAGATCCCAGAGCTCCAGAAGCCCCAAGCAGCCAAAGAGGATGAACCACTCCAGAAGCACTCAGAGGCCCAGGAGACCCAGAGACCCCCAGAGACCCTGGATTTCCCAGCAGCCTTGGAACCCCAAGAGTCCCCAGAGGTCAAGGAGCCCCAGAAGCCAAGAGAGTCTCAGGACCTCCCATCCTGGGAGCCCTCAGCAGCCCAGGAGCCCCAGAAATCCTTGGAGCCCCCAGCAGATCCAGAGTCCCTGGAGCCCCCAGCAACCCAGGATCCCCAGGCACCTCCAATGGTCCACGAGCTC CCCACAGAATATAAGGAGGTTCAGGAGCCTCCAGATACCCAGGATGCCCCAGCAGGCCCCGGGACCCAGAATTCAGAGCTCCAGGATCCCCCAAATGCTCAGGAGCTCCAGGAGGCACCAAAATGCCAGGACACTTCAACTTACCTGGAGTCCCTTGAGTTTCTTGCCCCCCAGGAGCTCCAGGATCCTTCAGATGTCCAGGAGTTCCTAGGACTCTTAACAGCCAAGGAGTCCCTGGACAGCCTAACAGCTGCTGAAACATCAGCAGCTTCAGAGTTTCCACAGTCTTCCAATGGGTTAGAGGCTGAAGCTTTCCCTCTAGAATACCCTTTAGCCTTCAATGGGGATGCCCAGAAGCTTCCTGAGTTTCTGGTTCAATTGAATAGCTACATGAGAGTCAGAGGGCACCTGTATCCCACCAAAGCAGCTCTGGTAAGCTTTGTTGGCAACTGCTTCTCAGGTGAAGCAGGAAAGTGGTTCCAGCCCTTAGTAGATATCCAAAGTCCCTTGCTGGAGCAATTTGAAAGTTTCATACAAGTGCTCCAGGATACTTTTGACAATCCAGAAAACATGGAAGATGCCAACCACCGCATCCGTAAGCTCTGCCAAGGGGAGGACCATGTCCACCAGTATGCGACCCACTTCCACATCATTGCTCAAGAGCTAAACTGGGATGAAAGCACTCTCTGCATCCAATTTCAGGAAGGGCTTGCCAGTTCTATACGAGATGAACTGTCTCACACAAACCCAGCCACCAACCTATCTGACCTGATTACCCAATGCATCACACTAGAAGAGAAGTTAAGTGGTAAGCCTGATCTAAGTCCACAAGAGGCAAGTCCATCTCAGGAGAAAGCTGGGTTTGATAGTCCACCAGCTGAAAACCATCCTGTGCAGGCTTCAAGCAATCGCCCACACCTCAGTGAAGCCGAACGAGCCCGCCGCCGTGAAGGCCACTTGTGCCTCTACTGTGGTTATCCTGGTCATTTCGCCAGAAATTGCCCTGTCAAGCCTCATCGTGCCCAGCAGGCGGGAAACATCGAGGCCCGGCGGTAA
- the RTL3 gene encoding retrotransposon Gag-like protein 3 isoform X1, with product MVEDLAASYIALKLENEILQAQVQRLMEENAALQSQIPELQKPQAAKEDEPLQKHSEAQETQRPPETLDFPAALEPQESPEVKEPQKPRESQDLPSWEPSAAQEPQKSLEPPADPESLEPPATQDPQAPPMVHELAGAWESHKPSEAKEPQKLPMAQEVQKPTEYKEVQEPPDTQDAPAGPGTQNSELQDPPNAQELQEAPKCQDTSTYLESLEFLAPQELQDPSDVQEFLGLLTAKESLDSLTAAETSAASEFPQSSNGLEAEAFPLEYPLAFNGDAQKLPEFLVQLNSYMRVRGHLYPTKAALVSFVGNCFSGEAGKWFQPLVDIQSPLLEQFESFIQVLQDTFDNPENMEDANHRIRKLCQGEDHVHQYATHFHIIAQELNWDESTLCIQFQEGLASSIRDELSHTNPATNLSDLITQCITLEEKLSGKPDLSPQEASPSQEKAGFDSPPAENHPVQASSNRPHLSEAERARRREGHLCLYCGYPGHFARNCPVKPHRAQQAGNIEARR from the coding sequence ATGGTGGAGGACTTAGCAGCCTCCTATATTGCTCTGAAATTGGAGAATGAAATTCTGCAGGCTCAAGTGCAGCGGCTGATGGAGGAAAATGCTGCCTTGCAGTCCCAGATCCCAGAGCTCCAGAAGCCCCAAGCAGCCAAAGAGGATGAACCACTCCAGAAGCACTCAGAGGCCCAGGAGACCCAGAGACCCCCAGAGACCCTGGATTTCCCAGCAGCCTTGGAACCCCAAGAGTCCCCAGAGGTCAAGGAGCCCCAGAAGCCAAGAGAGTCTCAGGACCTCCCATCCTGGGAGCCCTCAGCAGCCCAGGAGCCCCAGAAATCCTTGGAGCCCCCAGCAGATCCAGAGTCCCTGGAGCCCCCAGCAACCCAGGATCCCCAGGCACCTCCAATGGTCCACGAGCTCGCAGGAGCCTGGGAATCCCATAAGCCCTCAGAGGCCAAGGAGCCTCAGAAGCTCCCAATGGCCCAGGAGGTCCAGAAGCCCACAGAATATAAGGAGGTTCAGGAGCCTCCAGATACCCAGGATGCCCCAGCAGGCCCCGGGACCCAGAATTCAGAGCTCCAGGATCCCCCAAATGCTCAGGAGCTCCAGGAGGCACCAAAATGCCAGGACACTTCAACTTACCTGGAGTCCCTTGAGTTTCTTGCCCCCCAGGAGCTCCAGGATCCTTCAGATGTCCAGGAGTTCCTAGGACTCTTAACAGCCAAGGAGTCCCTGGACAGCCTAACAGCTGCTGAAACATCAGCAGCTTCAGAGTTTCCACAGTCTTCCAATGGGTTAGAGGCTGAAGCTTTCCCTCTAGAATACCCTTTAGCCTTCAATGGGGATGCCCAGAAGCTTCCTGAGTTTCTGGTTCAATTGAATAGCTACATGAGAGTCAGAGGGCACCTGTATCCCACCAAAGCAGCTCTGGTAAGCTTTGTTGGCAACTGCTTCTCAGGTGAAGCAGGAAAGTGGTTCCAGCCCTTAGTAGATATCCAAAGTCCCTTGCTGGAGCAATTTGAAAGTTTCATACAAGTGCTCCAGGATACTTTTGACAATCCAGAAAACATGGAAGATGCCAACCACCGCATCCGTAAGCTCTGCCAAGGGGAGGACCATGTCCACCAGTATGCGACCCACTTCCACATCATTGCTCAAGAGCTAAACTGGGATGAAAGCACTCTCTGCATCCAATTTCAGGAAGGGCTTGCCAGTTCTATACGAGATGAACTGTCTCACACAAACCCAGCCACCAACCTATCTGACCTGATTACCCAATGCATCACACTAGAAGAGAAGTTAAGTGGTAAGCCTGATCTAAGTCCACAAGAGGCAAGTCCATCTCAGGAGAAAGCTGGGTTTGATAGTCCACCAGCTGAAAACCATCCTGTGCAGGCTTCAAGCAATCGCCCACACCTCAGTGAAGCCGAACGAGCCCGCCGCCGTGAAGGCCACTTGTGCCTCTACTGTGGTTATCCTGGTCATTTCGCCAGAAATTGCCCTGTCAAGCCTCATCGTGCCCAGCAGGCGGGAAACATCGAGGCCCGGCGGTAA